A DNA window from Streptomyces asoensis contains the following coding sequences:
- a CDS encoding response regulator transcription factor — MRLLLVEDDNHVAAALSAVLKRHGFDVTHARSGEEALQALVPEGPGFGVVLLDLGLPDQDGYEVCGKIRKRTATPVIMVTARSDVRSRIHGLNLGADDYVVKPYDTGELLARIHAVSRRTVHEDAAAEGENALRLGPVHIELPTRRVTVDGSVVQLTRKEFDLLALLAQRPGVVFRREQIISEVWRTSWEGTGRTLEVHVASLRAKLRMPALIETVRGVGYRLVAPAA; from the coding sequence ATGAGACTGCTGCTCGTCGAGGACGACAACCACGTCGCCGCCGCCCTGTCCGCGGTGCTCAAGCGGCACGGTTTCGACGTCACCCACGCGCGCAGCGGCGAGGAGGCGCTCCAGGCGCTCGTCCCCGAGGGGCCCGGCTTCGGGGTCGTCCTGCTCGACCTCGGCCTTCCCGACCAGGACGGCTACGAGGTCTGCGGCAAGATCCGCAAGCGCACCGCGACACCGGTGATCATGGTGACGGCCCGTTCCGACGTGCGTTCCCGCATCCACGGCCTCAATCTCGGGGCCGACGACTACGTGGTGAAGCCGTACGACACGGGAGAGCTGCTCGCCCGTATCCACGCCGTCAGCCGGCGCACCGTCCACGAGGACGCGGCCGCCGAAGGGGAGAACGCGCTGCGTCTGGGCCCCGTGCACATCGAACTGCCGACCCGGCGGGTCACCGTGGACGGTTCGGTCGTCCAGCTGACCCGCAAGGAGTTCGACCTGCTGGCGCTCCTCGCCCAGCGCCCCGGTGTCGTCTTCCGCCGGGAGCAGATCATCAGCGAGGTGTGGCGCACCAGCTGGGAGGGGACCGGACGGACCCTGGAGGTGCACGTGGCCTCCCTGCGCGCCAAGCTGCGCATGCCCGCGCTGATCGAGACCGTACGCGGCGTGGGTTACCGCCTCGTCGCCCCGGCCGCGTAG
- a CDS encoding amino acid ABC transporter permease has translation MSSVLYDTPGPRAKRRNVLLSVVFTVLLALLVWWVWQKMDEKDQLTSALWKPFTESEAWTTYLLPGLENTLKAAALSMVIALPLGAVFGIARLSDHRWVRGAAGTVVEFFRAIPVLLLMLFANEFYARSTDVTSEDRPLYAVVTGLVLYNASVLAEVVRAGILSLPKGQTEAAYAIGLRKGQTMTSILLPQAVTAMLPAIVSQLVVIVKDTALGGVMLGFPELLNSRGTLAANYANVIPSFIVVAVMFIVLNFILTSFASWLERYLRRSKRSTGAVLGVEKVDDLNAAEVGGSYGTGAGGGGI, from the coding sequence ATGAGCTCGGTCCTGTACGACACTCCCGGCCCCCGCGCCAAGCGGCGCAACGTCCTCCTCTCGGTGGTCTTCACCGTCCTGCTCGCCCTGCTCGTGTGGTGGGTGTGGCAGAAGATGGACGAGAAGGACCAGCTCACCTCCGCGCTGTGGAAGCCGTTCACCGAGTCCGAGGCCTGGACGACGTACCTGCTGCCCGGTCTCGAGAACACGCTGAAGGCGGCCGCGCTCTCCATGGTGATCGCGCTTCCGCTGGGCGCGGTCTTCGGTATCGCGCGCCTGTCCGACCACCGTTGGGTGCGCGGCGCGGCCGGCACGGTGGTCGAGTTCTTCCGGGCGATCCCGGTCCTGCTGCTGATGCTGTTCGCCAACGAGTTCTACGCCCGCTCCACGGACGTCACCAGCGAGGACCGGCCGCTCTACGCGGTCGTCACCGGCCTGGTGCTCTACAACGCCTCGGTCCTCGCCGAGGTCGTCCGGGCCGGCATCCTCTCGCTGCCCAAGGGGCAGACGGAGGCCGCGTACGCGATCGGCCTGCGCAAGGGCCAGACGATGACCAGCATCCTGCTTCCGCAGGCGGTCACCGCGATGCTCCCGGCGATCGTCAGCCAGCTGGTGGTCATCGTGAAGGACACCGCGCTCGGCGGTGTGATGCTCGGGTTCCCCGAGCTGCTCAACTCGCGCGGCACGCTGGCGGCCAACTACGCCAACGTCATCCCCAGCTTCATCGTGGTCGCGGTGATGTTCATCGTGCTGAACTTCATCCTCACCAGCTTCGCGAGCTGGCTGGAGCGCTACCTCCGGCGCAGCAAGCGCAGCACGGGCGCGGTCCTCGGCGTCGAGAAGGTGGACGACCTGAACGCGGCCGAGGTCGGCGGCAGCTACGGCACCGGCGCTGGTGGCGGCGGTATCTGA
- a CDS encoding MazG nucleotide pyrophosphohydrolase domain-containing protein, with protein MSASPADLVREFHHAFGLDVRSTPTQVSPSLAAHRGELLAEEAAEVAEVSVTGPLDRLAHELADVVYVAYGTALVHGLDLDAVLAEIHRSNMSKLGPDGQVSRRADGKVLKGEHYEAPDVSAVLRRQGWTPDDDRS; from the coding sequence ATGAGTGCATCGCCCGCCGACCTGGTCCGTGAGTTCCACCACGCCTTCGGACTGGACGTCCGCAGTACGCCGACACAGGTGTCGCCCAGCCTGGCCGCGCACCGCGGGGAGCTCCTCGCCGAGGAGGCGGCGGAGGTCGCCGAGGTCTCGGTCACCGGCCCACTGGACCGGCTTGCGCACGAGCTGGCCGATGTCGTCTACGTCGCCTACGGCACGGCCCTGGTGCACGGCCTGGACCTCGACGCGGTGCTCGCCGAGATCCACCGGTCCAACATGTCCAAGCTGGGCCCGGACGGCCAGGTCAGCCGCCGTGCCGACGGCAAGGTCCTCAAGGGGGAGCACTACGAGGCGCCGGACGTGTCCGCGGTGCTGCGCCGCCAGGGGTGGACCCCTGACGACGACCGCTCCTGA
- a CDS encoding amino acid ABC transporter ATP-binding protein: MTDVSVTKEDAVASGELVVLKSVNKHFGALHVLQDIDLTIDRGEVVVVIGPSGSGKSTLCRTINRLETVDEGTITIDGKPLPQEGKALARLRADVGMVFQSFNLFAHKTVLENVMLGQIKVRKVDKAKAEEKARALLDRVGVGTQADKYPAQLSGGQQQRVAIARALAMDPKVMLFDEPTSALDPEMINEVLEVMQQLARDGMTMIVVTHEMGFARSAANRVVFMADGRIVEEAAPDQFFSNPRSDRAKDFLSKILHH; encoded by the coding sequence ATGACCGATGTATCGGTGACCAAGGAAGACGCGGTCGCGAGCGGTGAACTGGTCGTCCTGAAGAGCGTCAACAAGCACTTCGGCGCGTTGCACGTTCTCCAGGACATCGACCTCACGATCGACCGCGGCGAGGTTGTCGTGGTCATCGGACCCTCCGGGTCCGGCAAATCGACCCTGTGCCGCACCATCAACCGTCTGGAGACGGTCGACGAGGGCACGATCACGATCGACGGGAAGCCGCTGCCCCAGGAGGGCAAGGCGCTGGCCCGGCTGCGCGCCGACGTCGGCATGGTGTTCCAGTCGTTCAACCTGTTCGCGCACAAGACCGTTCTCGAGAACGTGATGCTCGGCCAGATCAAGGTCCGCAAGGTCGACAAGGCGAAGGCCGAGGAGAAGGCGCGCGCCCTCCTCGACCGGGTCGGCGTCGGCACCCAGGCGGACAAGTACCCCGCGCAGCTCTCCGGCGGTCAGCAGCAGCGCGTCGCGATCGCCCGCGCGCTCGCCATGGACCCGAAGGTCATGCTCTTCGACGAGCCGACCTCGGCCCTGGACCCCGAGATGATCAACGAGGTCCTCGAGGTCATGCAGCAGCTGGCCCGGGACGGCATGACCATGATCGTCGTCACCCACGAGATGGGTTTCGCACGATCGGCTGCAAACCGCGTGGTGTTCATGGCGGACGGGCGGATCGTCGAAGAGGCTGCGCCCGACCAGTTCTTCAGCAACCCGCGCAGCGACCGTGCCAAGGACTTCCTGTCGAAGATCCTGCACCACTGA
- a CDS encoding FAD-dependent monooxygenase, with product MDPVIIVGAGPVGLTLALALARQQVPSVVLDEGPGKDEPRLARTVVLRADTTALVERLTGTSLDGAGLHWAGWRSMRRKQVTQEVRFDDVTDPAPLHIAQHVLTGTLRAALAGQRLVKIAVDSRLDGIEQEPSGVTAHTRGPRGTWWRGSHLVGCDGPRSTVRKLLDIRFPGRTAVERHAVAALRTELPWDDEALLHRNPPWRVSGPSAGEVTGRPLPDGVWRLDWLLPPGKDLVTPELLVGRIRETLAGWSGGSTPPYELLDTGVHTVHHRLARRWRVGRVFVAGDAAHLLGAFGTQGLDEGLRDADNLAWKLALAWHHGSHEALLDSYQEERRAAVAARLRAADQALPLLRGGAGIRAYVPGAARGHDVLLTDGHLGRGPLGAPGAYDGSPLAPRHLEAEVPVDTPPGAPVEDVRVTAEDGSFVRLRDRLGRGALLVLLIAPGTGVWERRHWVGAGIMPRLAAAVTALPCPAELLVAESYPGAAAHTVLLIRPDGHLVTALNGVRAADLYAAAEAAVGGPDGSREPSGAEATAGSATK from the coding sequence GTGGACCCGGTGATCATCGTCGGGGCGGGGCCCGTGGGGCTCACGCTCGCCCTGGCGCTGGCGCGTCAGCAGGTGCCTTCCGTGGTGCTCGACGAGGGCCCCGGCAAGGACGAGCCGCGGCTCGCGCGCACCGTCGTCCTGCGTGCGGACACCACCGCGCTCGTCGAGCGGCTCACCGGCACCTCCCTCGACGGGGCCGGGCTCCACTGGGCCGGATGGCGGTCGATGCGTCGCAAGCAGGTGACGCAGGAGGTCCGGTTCGACGACGTGACGGACCCGGCCCCCCTGCACATCGCCCAGCACGTGCTGACGGGGACCCTGCGCGCCGCCCTCGCCGGCCAGCGCCTGGTGAAGATCGCCGTGGACAGCCGCCTGGACGGCATCGAGCAGGAGCCGTCCGGCGTCACGGCCCACACGCGCGGTCCCCGGGGCACCTGGTGGCGCGGCAGCCACCTGGTCGGCTGCGACGGCCCCCGCTCCACGGTCCGCAAGCTCCTCGACATCCGCTTCCCCGGCCGTACGGCGGTGGAACGACACGCCGTCGCGGCGCTGCGCACGGAACTTCCCTGGGACGACGAGGCGTTGCTCCATCGGAACCCGCCGTGGCGGGTGTCGGGCCCCTCCGCCGGTGAGGTCACCGGGCGCCCGCTGCCCGACGGTGTCTGGCGCCTGGACTGGCTGCTGCCGCCCGGCAAGGACCTCGTCACGCCCGAACTGCTGGTGGGCCGGATCCGCGAGACCCTGGCGGGCTGGAGCGGCGGCTCCACACCGCCGTACGAACTGCTCGACACCGGCGTCCACACCGTGCACCACCGGCTGGCCCGCCGCTGGCGCGTGGGCCGGGTCTTCGTCGCCGGGGACGCGGCGCACCTGCTCGGCGCGTTCGGCACCCAGGGGCTCGACGAGGGCCTGCGGGACGCCGACAACCTGGCCTGGAAGCTGGCCCTGGCCTGGCACCACGGCTCCCACGAGGCGCTGCTCGACAGCTACCAGGAGGAGCGGCGCGCGGCCGTCGCGGCCCGGCTGCGCGCCGCCGACCAGGCGCTGCCGCTGCTGCGGGGCGGTGCGGGCATAAGGGCGTACGTCCCCGGCGCGGCCCGCGGCCACGACGTGCTGCTCACCGACGGCCACCTGGGCCGCGGTCCGCTGGGCGCGCCCGGCGCCTACGACGGCTCGCCGCTCGCGCCCCGGCATCTGGAGGCGGAGGTCCCGGTGGACACCCCGCCGGGCGCGCCGGTCGAGGACGTGCGCGTGACGGCGGAGGACGGCTCGTTCGTGCGGCTGCGGGACCGGCTGGGCCGCGGCGCCCTGCTCGTCCTGCTGATCGCACCGGGCACGGGCGTGTGGGAACGCAGGCACTGGGTGGGCGCCGGGATCATGCCCCGGCTCGCCGCGGCGGTCACGGCGCTGCCGTGCCCGGCCGAGCTGCTGGTGGCCGAGAGCTATCCGGGCGCGGCCGCCCACACCGTGCTGCTGATCCGGCCCGACGGCCATCTGGTCACCGCGCTCAACGGCGTACGCGCGGCCGATCTGTACGCGGCGGCGGAGGCGGCGGTGGGCGGACCGGACGGGTCACGGGAGCCGTCCGGAGCGGAGGCGACAGCGGGCTCCGCGACCAAGTGA
- a CDS encoding putative leader peptide: MRLWRRVHMDLVRYAGCVCRPSC; the protein is encoded by the coding sequence GTGCGCCTGTGGCGGAGGGTCCATATGGACCTCGTCCGCTATGCGGGCTGCGTGTGTCGCCCGTCCTGCTGA
- a CDS encoding cysteine dioxygenase — translation MSVTPSAPPATAAPTQAELLDFVRRTAADAGLIASLPLDPEGRTWVRLEGPGGSEAWLIGWPPGSGTGWHDHADSVGAFLTARGELKEYSLAARLPTDGWKTLELTDGVDRERALSAGRGRSFGRHHVHEVLNESTEEHAVSVHAYYPPLPRIRRYSRTGHVLRLEQVERPEDWQ, via the coding sequence GTGTCTGTCACCCCCTCCGCACCGCCGGCCACCGCCGCGCCCACGCAGGCGGAGCTCCTCGACTTCGTCCGGCGCACGGCCGCCGACGCCGGGCTGATCGCCTCGCTCCCCCTCGACCCGGAGGGCCGCACCTGGGTGCGCCTGGAGGGCCCGGGCGGCAGCGAGGCCTGGCTGATCGGCTGGCCGCCCGGCTCCGGGACCGGATGGCACGACCACGCGGACTCGGTCGGCGCCTTCCTGACCGCCCGGGGCGAGCTGAAGGAGTACTCGCTCGCCGCGCGTCTGCCCACCGACGGCTGGAAGACCCTGGAGCTGACGGACGGCGTGGACCGGGAACGCGCCCTGTCGGCCGGCCGGGGCCGCTCCTTCGGACGGCACCACGTCCACGAGGTCCTCAACGAGTCCACCGAGGAGCACGCCGTCTCCGTCCACGCCTACTACCCCCCGCTGCCGCGCATCCGCCGCTACAGCCGTACGGGACACGTCCTGCGGCTGGAGCAGGTCGAGCGCCCGGAGGACTGGCAGTGA
- a CDS encoding glutamate ABC transporter substrate-binding protein, whose product MKLRKVTAASAAVLVLALTATACGGDDSKDDAGSGSSSGGGGKIKVGIKFDQPGLGLKKPDGSFAGFDVDVATYVAKQLGYSPDQIEFVETKSADRENALSRGDVKFITATYSINDERKKKVDFAGPYLLAHQDLLIKSDSDISKGTDLNGKKLCSVTGSTSAQNVQKSIAPDAKLKEVSSYSECIAGLQSGAVDAVTTDDSILAGFASQDQYKGKFKLAGLKLSNENYGVGVKKGDSATVDKINKALEQMVSDGSWQKAVDANFGPANYKNEPAPKIGVIVPNAS is encoded by the coding sequence ATGAAGCTTCGCAAGGTCACCGCCGCCTCCGCCGCAGTCCTCGTCCTCGCCCTGACCGCCACCGCGTGCGGCGGCGACGACAGCAAGGACGACGCGGGCAGCGGCAGCTCCAGCGGCGGCGGCGGAAAGATCAAGGTCGGCATCAAGTTCGACCAGCCGGGCCTCGGTCTGAAGAAGCCCGACGGGTCCTTCGCCGGCTTCGACGTGGACGTCGCCACGTACGTCGCCAAGCAGCTCGGCTACTCGCCGGACCAGATCGAGTTCGTCGAGACCAAGAGCGCCGACCGCGAGAACGCCCTCTCGCGCGGTGACGTCAAGTTCATCACGGCGACCTACTCGATCAACGACGAGCGCAAGAAGAAGGTCGACTTCGCCGGCCCGTACCTGCTCGCCCACCAGGACCTGCTGATCAAGTCCGACTCGGACATCTCCAAGGGCACGGACCTCAACGGCAAGAAGCTGTGTTCCGTGACCGGTTCGACGTCGGCGCAGAACGTCCAGAAGTCGATCGCCCCGGACGCGAAGCTCAAGGAGGTGAGCTCCTACTCGGAGTGCATCGCCGGCCTCCAGAGCGGCGCCGTGGACGCGGTGACCACCGACGACTCGATCCTCGCCGGCTTCGCCTCGCAGGACCAGTACAAGGGCAAGTTCAAGCTCGCGGGCCTGAAGCTGAGCAACGAGAACTACGGCGTCGGCGTCAAGAAGGGCGACTCCGCGACCGTGGACAAGATCAACAAGGCGCTGGAGCAGATGGTCAGCGACGGTTCGTGGCAGAAGGCCGTCGACGCCAACTTCGGCCCGGCGAACTACAAGAACGAGCCCGCCCCGAAGATCGGCGTCATCGTCCCGAACGCCTCGTGA
- a CDS encoding cation:proton antiporter: MHSAVLLIEFGSIILGLGLLGRFAARFRFSPIPLYLLSGLAFGEGGLLPLGASEEFVATGAEIGVILLLLMLGLEYTASDLVSNLKAHYPAGLVDCALNALPGAAAALLLGWGPVAAVVLAGVTWISSSGVIAKVLGDLGRVGNRETPVILSVLVLEDLAMAVYLPIVTALVAGVGLAAGSVTLAIALGVAGLVLFAAVRYGRVISRFVSSDDPEKLLLVVLGLTILVAGVAQQLQVSAAVGAFLVGIALSGEVAEGAHTLLSPLRDLFAAVFFVFFGLHTDPASIPPVLLPALVLAVVTAATKIATGYWAARRAGISLKGRWRAGGALVARGEFSIVIAGLAVTAGIEPSLGPLATAYVLILVVLGPLTARYTEPLAAWWARRGAPRPAVPSEEIAPAELLPEPRPQAPAHD, translated from the coding sequence GTGCATTCCGCTGTCCTGCTGATCGAGTTCGGTTCCATCATCCTCGGCCTCGGCCTGCTCGGCCGGTTCGCCGCCCGTTTCCGGTTCTCGCCGATACCGCTCTACCTGCTGTCCGGCCTGGCGTTCGGCGAGGGCGGCCTGCTGCCGCTCGGCGCGAGCGAGGAGTTCGTCGCCACCGGTGCGGAGATCGGCGTCATCCTGCTCCTGCTGATGCTCGGCCTGGAGTACACGGCGAGCGACCTGGTCTCCAACCTCAAGGCGCACTATCCGGCCGGTCTCGTCGACTGTGCCCTCAACGCCCTGCCGGGCGCGGCCGCCGCGCTGCTGCTGGGCTGGGGGCCGGTCGCCGCCGTCGTCCTGGCGGGCGTCACCTGGATCTCGTCGTCCGGGGTGATCGCCAAGGTGCTGGGCGACCTGGGCCGGGTCGGCAACCGGGAGACCCCGGTGATCCTCAGCGTGCTGGTCCTGGAGGACCTGGCGATGGCCGTGTACCTGCCCATCGTGACCGCGCTGGTCGCCGGGGTGGGCCTGGCGGCCGGCAGTGTGACCCTGGCGATCGCGCTGGGTGTCGCGGGGCTCGTGCTGTTCGCCGCGGTGCGCTACGGCCGGGTCATCTCCCGGTTCGTGTCGAGCGACGACCCGGAGAAGCTGCTCCTCGTCGTGCTGGGGCTCACGATCCTGGTCGCCGGTGTGGCGCAGCAGCTCCAGGTGTCGGCGGCCGTGGGGGCGTTCCTGGTGGGCATCGCGCTCTCCGGTGAGGTGGCCGAGGGTGCGCACACCCTGCTGAGTCCGCTGCGGGACCTGTTCGCCGCCGTCTTCTTCGTCTTCTTCGGGCTGCACACCGATCCGGCGAGCATCCCGCCCGTCCTGCTGCCCGCCCTCGTCCTGGCGGTCGTCACCGCCGCGACGAAGATCGCGACGGGTTACTGGGCCGCCCGGCGGGCCGGTATCTCGCTCAAGGGGCGCTGGCGCGCGGGCGGTGCGCTGGTGGCGCGCGGGGAGTTCTCGATCGTCATCGCCGGGCTGGCGGTGACCGCCGGGATCGAGCCGTCGCTCGGGCCGCTGGCCACGGCGTACGTCCTGATCCTGGTCGTGCTGGGCCCGCTGACCGCCCGCTACACGGAGCCGCTGGCCGCCTGGTGGGCGCGGCGCGGGGCGCCCCGCCCCGCTGTCCCGTCCGAGGAGATCGCCCCTGCGGAACTGCTGCCGGAGCCCCGACCCCAGGCGCCGGCACACGACTGA
- a CDS encoding TAXI family TRAP transporter solute-binding subunit, with protein MSQVFSRIGRRRALQGTAAGVVVLGLLLWWLLPLGEDPPSGSITFSTGTTSGVYYEYGSRLRTELARDMPDLDVNLTTSNGSQENVERVATGTADFTIAAADAVETYERQHPGSAARLRGVARLYDDYVQLVVARGSDVRSVADLRGRTVATGLPRSGVRLIAERVLKAAGLDPAKDITAVARGIDTGPAQLKQGKIDAFFWSGGVPTAGLEKLADGYSFRFVPISPELVAKMHDQDDSTGYYRATNMPESAYPTIQNGSTVATIAVSNLLMTRTDVAPRLTEWLTRTVIKSRDGIGAHVHSAQLVDLRTAIYTDPLTLHEGARRYYRSVKP; from the coding sequence ATGTCCCAGGTCTTCTCGCGCATCGGCAGGCGCCGCGCCCTTCAGGGCACGGCCGCCGGTGTCGTCGTCCTCGGACTGCTCCTGTGGTGGCTGCTGCCGCTGGGCGAGGACCCGCCGAGCGGGTCGATCACCTTCAGCACGGGCACGACGAGTGGCGTCTACTACGAGTACGGCAGCCGTCTTCGGACCGAGCTCGCCAGGGACATGCCCGACCTGGACGTCAACCTGACGACCAGTAACGGCTCGCAGGAGAACGTCGAGCGCGTGGCGACCGGCACGGCCGACTTCACCATCGCCGCGGCCGACGCGGTGGAGACGTACGAGAGGCAGCATCCCGGCTCGGCCGCCCGGCTGCGCGGAGTGGCCCGCCTGTACGACGACTACGTCCAGCTGGTGGTGGCGCGCGGCTCGGACGTCCGGTCCGTCGCTGACCTGCGGGGGCGGACCGTGGCCACCGGGCTGCCCCGCTCGGGTGTGCGGCTGATCGCCGAGCGGGTGCTCAAGGCGGCGGGGCTGGACCCGGCGAAGGACATCACCGCGGTGGCGCGGGGCATCGACACCGGCCCGGCGCAGCTGAAGCAGGGCAAGATCGACGCGTTCTTCTGGTCCGGCGGGGTGCCCACGGCGGGACTGGAGAAGCTGGCCGACGGCTACAGCTTCCGGTTCGTGCCGATCAGCCCCGAACTCGTCGCCAAGATGCACGACCAGGACGACTCCACCGGCTACTACCGGGCCACGAACATGCCCGAGTCGGCGTATCCGACCATCCAGAACGGCTCGACCGTGGCGACGATCGCGGTGTCCAACCTGCTGATGACCCGTACGGACGTGGCCCCGCGGCTCACCGAGTGGCTGACCCGGACCGTGATCAAGAGCCGGGACGGCATCGGCGCCCACGTGCACTCCGCGCAGCTGGTCGATCTGCGCACGGCCATCTACACCGACCCCTTGACGCTGCACGAGGGCGCCCGGCGCTATTACCGCTCCGTCAAGCCCTAG
- a CDS encoding amino acid ABC transporter permease, translated as MFDFLDGYDVLGAFWMTVKLTALSAVGSLIWGTLLAAMRVSPVPLMRGFGTVYVNVVRNIPLTVIILFSSLGLADIFGMTMGSDDFAVQGFRLAVLSLVGYTAAFVCEAIRSGINTVPMGQAEAARAIGLSFSQTLTLIVLPQAFRSVIGPLANVLIALTKNTTVAAAIGVAEAAYLMKTMIENEAQTLLIGAVFAFGFVVLTLPTGLFLGWVSKRLAVKR; from the coding sequence GTGTTCGACTTTCTTGATGGTTACGACGTCCTAGGGGCGTTCTGGATGACGGTGAAGCTCACCGCCCTCTCCGCCGTGGGCTCCCTGATCTGGGGCACCCTGCTGGCCGCGATGCGGGTGAGCCCGGTTCCGCTGATGCGCGGGTTCGGCACCGTCTACGTCAACGTCGTCCGGAACATCCCCCTGACGGTCATCATCCTCTTCAGCTCGCTCGGCCTCGCCGACATCTTCGGCATGACCATGGGCAGCGACGACTTCGCGGTGCAGGGCTTCCGGCTGGCCGTGCTCAGCCTGGTCGGCTACACCGCGGCCTTCGTCTGCGAGGCGATCCGCTCCGGCATCAACACCGTGCCCATGGGGCAGGCGGAAGCCGCCCGGGCGATCGGTCTGAGCTTCAGCCAGACCCTGACGCTCATCGTCCTCCCGCAGGCGTTCCGCTCGGTCATCGGCCCGCTGGCCAACGTCCTCATCGCGCTGACCAAGAACACCACCGTGGCGGCCGCGATCGGTGTCGCCGAGGCGGCCTACCTGATGAAGACGATGATCGAGAACGAGGCGCAGACGCTGCTCATCGGCGCGGTCTTCGCGTTCGGCTTCGTGGTGCTGACCCTGCCCACGGGCCTCTTCCTCGGCTGGGTCAGCAAGCGACTGGCGGTGAAGCGATGA
- a CDS encoding sensor histidine kinase, whose translation MRTRLLPLLIVLMAAVLLALGVPLAVSVAGAQQQKVVVDRIDDTARFAALAQFVTVSSDTGDSASASTNERRQTLGRELESYYDVYGIRAGVFYGTDTPMAHAPRDWFLPETGEVREAFEEAKLSRRSHDPRQVWPWQRNRLVVASPVIRDGDVVAVVVTDSPTGPMRSRILHGWLIVGAGEVAAMLLAIGAALRLTGWVLRPVRVLDATTHEIASGRLKSRVAVAGGPPELRRLAGAFNEMADNVEDVLEQQRAFVADASHQLRNPLAALLLRIELLGYELPEGNEEIASVQNEGKRLAQVLDDLLDLALAEHAEADLRVTDIGALAAERVAAWAPTAEAKGVRLVGDCPATTAWADPVTLSSALDAVIDNAVKFTPEGESVEVTVAADGDTTTVVVTDNGPGLTDEELTRVGDRFWRSGRHQNVKGSGLGLSISRALLAAGGGSLAYDHHEPRGLRATVTVPRSPNSWPPGGPENPPRA comes from the coding sequence TTGCGCACCCGTCTCCTGCCGCTGCTCATCGTGCTGATGGCGGCCGTCCTGCTCGCCCTGGGCGTGCCGCTGGCCGTCAGCGTGGCGGGCGCCCAGCAGCAGAAGGTGGTCGTCGACCGCATCGACGACACCGCCCGGTTCGCGGCGCTCGCCCAGTTCGTCACCGTCTCGTCGGACACCGGCGACTCCGCCTCGGCGTCCACGAACGAGCGGCGCCAGACCCTCGGCCGCGAGCTCGAGAGCTACTACGACGTCTACGGCATCCGCGCCGGTGTCTTCTACGGCACCGACACCCCCATGGCTCATGCCCCCAGGGACTGGTTCCTCCCCGAAACGGGGGAGGTGCGGGAGGCCTTCGAGGAGGCGAAGCTCAGCCGTCGCAGCCACGACCCCCGGCAGGTGTGGCCGTGGCAGCGCAACCGGCTCGTCGTGGCGTCACCCGTCATCCGTGACGGTGACGTCGTCGCCGTCGTCGTCACCGACTCGCCCACCGGGCCGATGCGGTCGCGCATCCTGCACGGCTGGCTGATCGTCGGCGCCGGGGAGGTCGCCGCGATGCTGCTCGCCATCGGGGCCGCGCTGCGGCTGACCGGCTGGGTGCTGCGGCCGGTGCGCGTTCTGGACGCCACCACCCACGAGATCGCGAGCGGCCGTCTGAAGTCCCGGGTCGCGGTGGCCGGCGGCCCGCCGGAACTCAGACGGCTGGCCGGCGCGTTCAACGAGATGGCGGACAACGTCGAGGACGTGCTGGAGCAGCAGCGCGCCTTCGTCGCGGACGCCTCTCACCAGCTGCGCAACCCGCTGGCCGCCCTGCTGCTGCGCATCGAACTGCTCGGCTACGAACTCCCCGAGGGCAACGAGGAGATCGCCTCCGTCCAGAACGAGGGCAAACGCCTGGCCCAGGTCCTGGACGACCTGCTCGACCTGGCCCTGGCCGAGCACGCCGAGGCGGACCTGCGGGTCACCGACATCGGCGCGCTGGCCGCCGAGCGCGTCGCCGCCTGGGCGCCCACCGCCGAGGCGAAGGGCGTGCGGCTGGTCGGCGACTGCCCTGCCACCACGGCCTGGGCCGACCCGGTGACGCTGTCCAGTGCGCTGGACGCCGTCATCGACAACGCCGTGAAGTTCACCCCCGAGGGCGAGAGCGTCGAGGTCACGGTCGCGGCCGACGGCGACACCACGACCGTCGTCGTCACCGACAACGGGCCGGGACTGACCGACGAGGAGCTCACGCGCGTGGGCGACCGCTTCTGGCGCAGCGGCCGCCACCAGAACGTCAAGGGCTCCGGTCTCGGGCTGTCCATCTCCCGCGCCCTGCTCGCGGCGGGCGGCGGCTCCCTCGCGTACGACCATCACGAGCCCCGCGGGCTGCGGGCGACGGTCACGGTGCCCCGGTCGCCGAATTCCTGGCCTCCCGGCGGACCGGAAAACCCGCCTAGGGCTTGA